The Salmo trutta unplaced genomic scaffold, fSalTru1.1, whole genome shotgun sequence genome includes a region encoding these proteins:
- the LOC115182942 gene encoding beta-2-microglobulin: MKSILSIVVLGLIYSAVESKESPPKVQVYSRNPGNFGDKNTLICHVSGFHPPDISIQLLKNGVEIPDAKQTDLAFEQGWQFHLTKSVGFTPASGEEYTCRVRHLKNLKTYTWEADM; the protein is encoded by the exons ATGAAGTCTATTCTGTCAATCGTTGTACTTGGGCTCATTTACAGCGCGGTGGAGTCCAAAGAAT CTCCCCCCAAGGTTCAGGTGTACAGCCGTAACCCTGGCAACTTTGGAGATAAGAATACCCTGATCTGTCACGTGAGTGGCTTCCACCCCCCTGACATCAGCATCCAGCTCCTGAAGAATGGCGTGGAGATCCCCGACGCCAAGCAGACTGACCTGGCCTTCGAACAGGGATGGCAGTTCCACCTCACCAAGAGTGTTGGATTCACACCAGCCAGCGGAGAGGAGTACACCTGCAGAGTCCGCCACCTGAAGAATCTGAAGAcctacacctggg AGGCAGATATGTAA
- the LOC115182941 gene encoding protein lifeguard 4: MTTPEKYPRSSIEDDFNYGTNVATASVQIRMDFLRKVYTILSLQIILTTATSALFMFCDTIKDFVHSSPAVVLVSAIGSLVLIIALAFYRHQHPINLYLLAAFTLLESVSVATAVTFYEYSIVLQAFFLTAAVFLGLTAYTFQSKRDFSKLGAGLFSGLWILIIAGFMKLFFQNDTVELVFAGAGALLFCGFIIYDTHLLMHQLSPEEHVLASINLYLDIVNLFLHILRMLDSMKKN; this comes from the exons ATGACTACACCTGAAAAATATCCTAGGTCTTCAATTGAAGATGATTTCAACTATGGGACAAACGTTGCGACTGCGAGTGTGCAAATCCGGATGG ATTTCCTGCGCAAGGTGTACACCATCCTGTCTCTTCAGATCATCCTGACCACTGCTACCTCTGCTCTCTTCATGTTCTGTGACACCATCAAGGACTTTGTCCATTCAAG TCCAGCGGTTGTGTTGGTGTCAGCCATTGGCTCCCTGGTGTTGATCATTGCCCTGGCCTTCTACAGACATCAACACCCCATTAACCTATACCTGCTTGCCGCATTT ACTCTGTTGGAGTCGGTCTCTGTTGCTACCGCAG TGACCTTCTATGAGTACTCCATCGTGCTCCAGGCCTTCTTCCTCACAGCCGCTGTGTTCCTTGGGCTGACTGCCTACACCTTCCAGTCTAAGAGAGACTTCAGTAAACTGGGAGCTGG ACTGTTCTCCGGCCTGTGGATCCTGATCATCGCTGGTTTCATGAAG CTCTTCTTCCAGAACGACACAGTGGAGCTGGTATTTGCTGGTGCGGGAGCTCTGTTGTTCTGTGGCTTCATCATCTATGACACCCACCTCCTGATGCACCAGCTGTCCCCTGAGGAACACGTCCTGGCCTCCATTAACCTGTACCTGGACATCGTTAACCTCTTCCTGCACATCCTCCGCATGCTGGACTCCATGAAGAAAAACTGA